The segment GGCGGCGGTTTGCGGCGGGGCGCCGGGCTCGGCATAGGCGGCATGGACGCGCAGCACGCCGGCCGGGCGGTCAGCCCTAAGGTCGATGCGCGCCACGATCCCTTCGCCGAGCAGGAACGGCAGCACATAATAGCCGTACTGGCGCTTTTCGGCGGGGGTGTAGATCTCGATGCGATAGCGGAAGTCGAACAGTCTTTCCGTGCGCGCCCGCTCGAAGACGACGGGATCGAACGGAGCGAGCAGCGCACGCGCCTTGATTTTGCGCGGAAAACGGGCGTCCTTGTGGAGATAGGCTGGCTTGCTCCAGCCTTCGACGCGAACCGGCAAAAGGTCGCCGGCCTCGACCAGTTCCTCGATGCGGCCCTTGATGTCGGCGGGGGAGAGCCGGAAATAGTCGCGCAGGTCGCCTGCTGTCGCGACGCCATGGGCGCGGGCGGAAATGCGCAGCAATTCGCGGTGCGCATCCTCGGGCGAGGGCACCGGCAGGCTGAGTATCGCCGGCGGCAGCACGCGCTGCGGCAGATCATAAAGCCGCTCGAAGCCGCGACGCGACGCCGTGGTGATGCGGCCGGCCCAGAACAGCCATTCGAAAGCGTGCTTGGCGTCGCTCCAGCCCCACCAGCCGCCGGAGCCTTTTTGGCCTCCTTTCTGGTCTCTCAGGGCCGAAGCGGCGATCGGGCCGCGTTCGACGACCTCGCGATAAATGTCTTCGATATAGGCGGCGCGCTCGCGGCCCCACTTGGCCAGCCCATTGTACATTTCCTCACCGCGCTCGGCCCGTTCCATGCGCCAGCGCATCAGCGGATAGGTTTCGACCGGCAGAAAGGAGGCTTCGTGCGCCCAATATTCGAAGACTTTGCGCTTGCGCGTCACCGCGGCGTTGTCGAGCAGGGCGAGCGGGTAGGGGCCAAGCCGCGAATAGAGCGGCATATAATGGGCGCGCACCACCGCGCTGACGGAATCGATCTGCAGCAGGCCGGTCCGGGCAAGCACACGCGCCAAATGGCGGCGATCAGGCGTTCTGCCGGGGCGAGGATCGGCAAACCCCTGTGCGGCAAGCGCGATGCGCCGGGCCATGGCGAGCGAGATTTTTTCCTTCATGCAGACGGCACTCTGTCGGCGTTCGACCAAAGGTGGGAGCGATGATTCCGCCATGCTAGCAGGGTTTTGGCGGCATCCATGTCAGGAGAGTAAAGTGGAGTAAAAAGTGAAGGAAATCAAACAGGAGCGGATCGGACCAGTTTATCCGGATATGCCGTCGAGCACCCCGAGTTTTGAACAAGGTTTGACTTGCTTCGCCGAAAGCCCTGCGCTAACCCTCGCCGCGTTGCAGCATAGAGCCCCCTAAAACGGTTCAGTGGTTAAACTGTCACGCTTCCGCAAGTGGGTCCGGTGCTGTAATCAGAGTGGATTGGCCGCCAACGGAAAGCCGCAGCATGAACGCATTGTTGAGTTCGTACCTGCCCATCGTCCTGTTTATCGGCGTGGCGCTGGTCGTCGGCCTGGCGCTGCTAGCCGCACCCTTTCTGGTGGCCTACCGCAATCCCGATCCGGAAAAGCTTTCCGCCTATGAATGCGGCTTCAACTCGTTTGACGATGCCCGCATGAAGTTCGACATCCGCTTCTACCTGGTGTCGATCCTGTTCATCATCTTCGATCTGGAGGTGGCCTTCCTGTTTCCGTGGGCGGTGTCTTTCGGCCAGATCGGCATGCTTGGGTTCTGGTCGATGATGGTGTTTCTGGCGGTGCTGACCATCGGCTTTGCTTATGAATGGAAGAAAGGAGCGCTGGAATGGGATTGAGTGACAATTCCGGCACGCTCGTCGCGCCGAAGCCAAAAGGCATTCTCGACCCAAGCACCGGAAAGCCGGTGGGGGCGAATGATCCGTTCTTCCTCGAGATCAACAACGAGCTTGCCGACAAGGGCTTTCTCGTCACCTCGACCGAGGCGCTGATCACCTGGGCGCGCAGCGGCTCGCTGATGTTCATGACTTTCGGTCTTGCCTGCTGCGCGGTCGAGATGATCCACACCTCGATGCCGCGCTATGACTCGGAGCGGTTCGGCGTTGCGCCGCGCGCGTCGCCGCGCCAGTCCGACATCATGATCGTCGCCGGCACGCTGACCAACAAGATGGCGCCGGCGCTGCGCAAGGTCTACGACCAGATGCCGGAGCCGCGCTACGTCATCTCGATGGGCTCCTGCGCCAATGGCGGCGGCTACTACCACTATTCCTATTCGGTGGTGCGCGGCTGCGATCGCGTCGTGCCGGTCGACATCTATGTGCCCGGCTGTCCGCCCAGTGCGGAAGCGCTGCTCTACGGCATCCTTCTGCTGCAAAAGAAGATCCGCCGCACCGGCACGATCGAACGGTGAGCGGGATGATGAGCCTGAATGAACTCTCGACCTATCTCGGCGAGAAGCTGAGCGGCCGGATCGGCGATGCGGTGTTTGCCTATGGCGAACTCACCATCTCGGTCGAGCCGCACGATCTGATCGAGGTGGTGAGCTTCCTGCGCGACGATCCAAAATGCCAGTTCATCTCGATCATCGACGTCTGCGGCGCCGATTATCCATCGCGGGCCAAGCGCTTCGACGTCGTCTATCACCTGCTGTCGCCGAAGCAGAATATTCGTATCCGCATCAAGGTGCAGGCGGACGAGGAGACGGTGGTGCCGTCGATCACCGGCGTTTATCCCGGCGCCGACTGGTTCGAACGCGAGACCTACGATCTTTATGGCGTGCTGTTCTCTGGCCATCCCGATCTCAGGCGGATCCTGACCGACTACGGCTTCGAAGGTCATCCGCTGCGCAAGGATTTCCCGCTGACCGGTTTCGTCGAAGTGCGCTACGACGACGAGGCCAAGCGGGTCATCTACGAGCCGGTCGAGCTGAAGCAGGAATTCCGCAATTTCGATTTTCTCAGCCCTTGGGAGGGGACGGATTACGTGCTTCCGGGGGATGAGAAGGCGAAACAGTGAATGGTGAATAGTGAATGGTGAATGGACGAGACGCCGGAAGCTATACGAGACTATCGCGATCTCATCGTCTGGAAAGAGGCGATGGATATCGCCGAGGAAGTCTATGTTCTGACGCGCGGGTTTGCGCGAGAGGAATTGTATGGAATGACGGCTCAGATGCGCCGTTGCGCCGTCTCGATTCCGGCGAATATCGCGGAAGGATTTGGCCGCGCGCAACGACGGCCGTTCATTCAGTTTCTTCGCATCGCACAAGGTTCGTTGAAGGAACTGGAAACACATACCATGCTTTGCGTACGGATCGGGCTGTTGTCCCAGGAGCAGGCAGCAAAGCTGGAGCCACGCTACACAAGACTCGGCAAGAGGCTGGTCTCGTTTGTCCGGTCGCTGGACCAGGATGGGACACGAGCTTGACCATTCACCATTCACCATTCACCATTCACTCATCGCCAAGGGCGATCCATGGCTGAAACCTCCGTCCGCAACTTCAATATCAACTTTGGGCCTCAGCACCCCGCTGCCCATGGTGTTTTGCGGTTGGTTCTAGAACTCGACGGCGAAGTCGTCGATCGCGTCGATCCGCATATCGGGCTGTTGCATCGCGGCACCGAGAAGCTGATCGAAGCCAAAACTTATCTGCAGGCCGTGCCCTATCTCGACCGGCTCGACTATTGCGCGCCGATGAACCAGGAGCATGCTTTTGCGCTTGCCGCTGAGCGGCTGCTCGGCATCGAGGTGCCGAAGCGCGGCCAGCTGATCCGCGTGCTCTATTGCGAGATCGGCCGCATCATGTCGCACATCCTCAATGTGACGACGCAGGCCATGGACGTCGGCGCGCTGACGCCGCCGCTTTGGGGTTTTGTCGAGCGCGAAAAGCTGATGGTGTTCTATGAGCGGGCCAGCGGCTCGCGCATGCATGCGGCCTATTTCCGGCCCGGCGGCGTCCACCAGGACCTGCCGCAAAAACTGGTCGAGGACATCGGCGAGTGGATCGATCCGTTCCTGAAATCGCTCGACGACCTCGACGCATTGCTGACCGGCAACCGCATCTTCAAACAGCGCAATGTCGACATCGGCACCGTCTCGCTGGCCGACGCCTGGGCCTGGGGCTTTTCCGGCGTCATGGTGCGTGGATCCGGCGTCGCCTGGGATCTGCGCAAGTCGCAGCCTTACGAATGCTATGCCGAGATGGATTTCGACATTCCGATCGGCAAGAACGGCGACTGCTACGACCGTTATCTCGTGCGCATGGAAGAAATGCGCCAGTCGGCGAAAATCATGCGCCAGTGCGTCGACCTGCTGCTTGGCAAGGAAGGCAGCGGGCCGGTGTCGAATCTCGACGGCAAGGTGGTGCCGCCGAAGCGCGCGGCGATGAAGCGCTCGATGGAAGCGCTGATCCATCACTTCAAGCTCTACACTGAGGGCTACCGCGTGCCGGCGGGCGAGGTCTATGCAGCGGTCGAAGCGCCGAAAGGCGAGTTTGGCGTCTACCTGGTCTCGGATGGAACCAACAAGCCCTACCGCTGCAAGCTGCGCGCGCCAGGGTTTGCGCATCTGCAGGCCATGGACTTTTTGTGCCGCGGCCACATGCTGGCCGACGTCACCGCCGTTCTCGGCTCCCTCGACATCGTGTTTGGTGAGGTCGATCGCTAAATGTCAGTCCGCCGTCTCGCAGAAGCCAGCCTCCAGCCAGCCTCCTTCGCCTTCAACCGGGCGAATACGGCAGCGGCCAAGCAATGGATCAAGAAGTATCCGAAGGGTCGCGAGCAGTCGGCGATCATCCCCTTGCTGATGCTGGCGCAGGAACAGGAAGGCTGGGTGACCAAGGCGGCGATCGAGACGATCTCCGACATGCTCGGCATGCCCTACATCAGAGGGCTCGAAGTCGCGACTTTCTACACGCAATACCAGCTCAATCCGGTCGGCACCCGCGCGCATATCCAGGTCTGCGGCACCACGCCCTGCATGCTGCGCGGCTCGGAAGCGCTGATGGATGTGTGCCGCTCGAAAATCCATCACGACCAGTTCCACACCAACGACAAGGGCACGCTGTCGTGGGAAGAGGTCGAATGCCTTGGCGCCTGCGTCAACGCGCCGATGGTGATGATTTTCAAGGACACTTTCGAGGATCTGACGCCGGAGCGGCTTGCCGAGATCATCGACCTCTATGATGCCGGCAAGGGCGCCTCGGTGACGCCGGGGCCGCAGAACGGCCGCATCACCTCCGAGCCGATCACCGGGCTGACGACGCTGAAGAGCGAAAAGGCAATCCTGAAGACCACCCGCGACAGGGAAGCCAAGGCGGCTGCGAAGGCCGCCAGGGCGGCAGCACCAGCGGCAATTGTCGCGACGCCAGCGGCTCCGGCCGTACAGGCACCGGCGGCCGCTGTCGCGCCGTCGAAGGCCAGCAAGCCGAAGACCGATGCGCCCGAAACCAGCCCGGCGCTGGAGACGCCTTCTCCGGCAAAGGTCGCACCAGAGGCGGAAAAGGCGGCGAGCGTCAGACCACCGCGGCATTCGGCGGCCAACGCCAACAAGGCCGCGCCGGAAGTCGAAAAGGTTTTGAAACAGCGCAGCGGTCCGATCGTCAAGGCTGAGCCGGCGGCTGCTTTCAAGGCGCCGGAGTTGAAGGAAGCGCCGATCGGCGCTGCCGGCAAAAAAACTGTCAAGCCTGCCAAGCCTTCGCTCGAGGACAAGAACCGTCCGGCCGGCATCGCGAGGCCGGCACTGGTCGACGATCTCAAGCTGATCTCGGGCGTCGGCCCGAAGATCGAAGGCATCCTGCATTCGGTTGGTATCTTCACCTATGCGCAAGTCGCGTCATGGAAGAAGGCCGAGCGCGAGTGGGTCGATAGCTATCTTAGCTTCCACGGCCGCATCGAGCGCGATGACTGGGTCAAGCAGGCCAAGGCGCTGGCCAAGGGCGGGGTCGCCGAATATATCCGCGTCTTCGGCAAGAAACCGGTCTGAGGGACGAACAATGCTTCAGGACAGAGACCGCATCTTCAACAACATCTACGGCCGCTTCGACAAGTCGCTGGCCGGTGCGATGGCGCGCGGCGCCTGGGACAACACGCCCGGCATCATCGCCAAGGGGCGCGACTGGATCGTCAACGAGATGAAGGCGTCAGGCCTGCGCGGCCGCGGCGGCGCCGGCTTCCCGACCGGGCTAAAATGGTCGTTCATGCCCAAGCAGAGCGACGGCCGGCCGAGCTATCTCGTCGTCAACGCCGACGAATCCGAGCCCGGCACCTGCAAGGACCGCGACATATTGCGCCACGACCCGCACACGCTGGTCGAGGGCTGCCTGATCGCCGGCTTCGCCATGGGCGCGATCGCCGCCTACATCTATGTGCGCGGCGAGTTCATCCGCGAGCGCGAGGCGCTGCAGCGCGCCATCGACGAGGCCTATGCGGCCAAGCTGATCGGCAAGAACAATACGTCCGGCTACGATTTCGACATCTACATGCATCACGGCGCCGGCGCCTATATCTGCGGCGAGGAAACGGCGCTGCTCGAAAGCCTCGAAGGCAAGAAGGGCCAGCCGCGGCTGAAGCCGCCGTTTCCGGCCAATGTCGGCCTCTATGGCTGCCCGACGACGGTCAACAATGTCGAGTCGATCGCGGTGGCGCCGACCATTTTGCGCCGCGGCGCCGCCTGGTTCTCATCGTTCGGCCGGCCCAACAATGTCGGCACCAAGCTGTTCTGCGTTTCGGGCCACGTCAACACTCCGTGCACCGTCGAAGAGGCGATGTCGATCCCGTTCCGCGAGCTCATCGAGACGCATTGCGGCGGCATTCGCGGCGGCTGGGACAATCTGCTGGCGGTGATTCCGGGCGGCGCTTCGGTGCCCTTGGTGCCGGCGGAGCAGATCATCGACGCGCCAATGGATTTCGATGCGTTGCGTGACCTGAAATCGGGTCTCGGCACGGCGGCTGTCATCGTCATGGACAAATCGACCGATATCGTGAAGGCGATTGCCCGGCTTTCCTACTTCTACAAGCACGAGAGCTGCGGCCAGTGCACGCCGTGCCGCGAAGGCACCGGCTGGATGTGGCGGGTGATGGAGCGGCTGGTGCGCGGCGAGGCGCACAAGCGCGAGATCGACATGCTGCTCGACGTGACCAAACAGGTCGAAGGCCACACGATCTGCGCGCTGGGCGATGCGGCGGCGTGGCCGATCCAGGGAATGATGCGGCATTTCCGCGGCGAGGTGGAGCGGCGTATCGACGAGTTTTCGCGCAATGCGCACCGGGCAGAGCCGGTGATGGTGGCGGCGGAATAGAGACGAATTTGAACCGGGCGAATGCCCGATTGGAGATACGGGCAAATGCCCGATTTGAGGAAACAGGCCGGGGCATACGGAAGAAACGACCAGGAGAGACCACCTATGTCGCTGAATTCGACACCCGAACATTTGATGCCAGATTTGGACCCGTTCGAGAAGATGAACCAGGACCTGACCAGGATGATGCCGAAGGAGATGGCCAGCGCCGTCAATCTCCTGGCGCACCCTGTCGCGAGTGCGGCAGCGATGTCGGCGCTCGGCATCGGGCTTGCCAATCATGCCTTTGGGGTGTGGATGGGCGTGCTCTCCGGCGCCGCCGAGGCCTCGCAGCGGCTCTTCCAGCCGATCGTCGACGATTTCGATGCCAGGGTCGAAGGCCTTTCGCAGACAGGGACAAGCTCCTCGACCAAGGCGCGCGCGGCGACGAAAACCTTGATCGCCGAGGCACAGTCCTTCGCCCGGAACGTGAATGACATAGCCGCGAACAGCATGGATGATGCACGCAGCGTGGTGGATGCGGCTGCCGCACCGGCCGGGTTGATGCCGGAGGATTTCAAGCAGCCCAAGGCAATGGATCGTCCGGCAAACCCGGACGACCTCAAGGCGATATCGGGCATCGGGCCGAAGCTGGAACAGGTGCTGAACGGCCTGGGCATCTGGACCTACGGCCAGATCGCCGCATGGACGCCGGAAGAGGTCGCCTGGGTCGACGATTATCTGTCGTTCAAGGGCCGCATCGGTCGCGATAACTGGCTTGGCCAGGCGGCGGCGCTGGCCGAGGCCAAACATTGAATTGAATGCCGTGCGTGGTTTCGGCTGCGCCCGGAAGAAATTGCGGAACGTCCGCAGGGGTTTGAGACGACATGGCAAAGCTCAAGGTCGACGGGAAAGAGATTACTGTACCCGACCACTACACGTTGCTGCAGGCAGCCGAGGACGCCGGCGCCGAAGTGCCGCGCTTCTGCTTCCATGAGCGGCTGTCGATCGCCGGCAATTGCCGCATGTGCCTGATCGAGGTGAAGGGCGGGCCGCCCAAGCCGCAGGCGTCCTGCGCCATGGGCGTGCGCGATTTGCGTCCGGGACCAAATGGCGAAACGCCGGAAATCTTCACCAACACGCCGATGGTCAAGAAGGCCCGGGAAGGCGTGATGGAATTCCTGCTGATCAACCATCCGCTCGATTGCCCGATCTGCGACCAGGGCGGCGAGTGCGACCTGCAGGACCAGGCGATGGCGTTCGGCGTCGATTCCTCGCGCTATCACGAGAACAAGCGGGCGGTCGAAGACAAGTATATCGGGCCGCTGGTCAAGACGATCATGAACCGCTGCATCCATTGCACGCGCTGCGTCCGCTTCACCACCGAAATTGCCGGCATTTCCGAGCTCGGCCTGATCGGCCGCGGCGAGGACGCCGAAATCACCACCTATCTCGAAAGCGCGATGACATCGGAACTGCAGGGCAACGTCATCGATCTTTGCCCGGTCGGTGCGCTGACGTCAAAACCCTACGCCTTCCAGGCGCGGCCGTGGGAACTGACCAAGACCGAATCCATCGATGTGATGGACGCCGTCGGCTCGGCGATCCGCGTCGATTCCAGGGGACGCGAGGTGATGCGCATCCTGCCGCGCACCAACGAGGCGGTGAACGAGGAGTGGATTTCCGACAAGACCCGCTTCATCTGGGACGGTCTGCGCACCCAGCGCCTCGACCGGCCATATGTCCGCAAGAACGGCAAGCTGGCCCCGGCAAGCTGGGCCGAGGCTTTTTCCGCGATCAAGGAAGCGGTGTCGAGCACCGCGCCCGACAAGATCGGCGCCATATCAGGCGATCTCGCCGCCGTCGAGGAGATCTATGCGCTGAAGCTGCTGATGGCCTCGCTCGGCTCGAAGAACACCGACTGCCGCCAGGATGGCGCCGCGCTCGATCCGTCGCTCGGCCGGGCAAGCTATATCTTCAACCCGACCATCGAAGGCATCGAGCAGGCCGACGCGGTGCTGATCATCGGCGCCAATCCGCGCTTCGAGGCGTCCTTGCTCAACGCCCGCATCCGCAAGCGCTGGCGGGTCGGCAACCTGCCGGTCGGCGTCATCGGCGATGTCGGCGATACGCGCTACGACTATGAGCAGCTCGGCGCCGGACCGGAATCGCTGAAGGATTTGGCCGACGGCAACGGCAAATTTTTTGAGGTGCTGAAGAATGCGACGCATCCGCTTGTCATCGTCGGTCAGGGCGCGCTGTCGCGCCCGGACGGCGCGGCCGTGCTCGGCCAGGCGGCGAAGCTCAGCCTGGCCGTCAATGCTGCGAGAGCCGACTGGAACGGCTTTGCCGTGCTGCACACTGCGGCGGCGCACGTTGGCGGTCTCGATGTCGGCTTCGTGCCGGGCGAGGGCGGCAAGAACGTCGCCGGCATGCTGGGGGCTATGGAGGTGCTGTTCCTGCTCGGCGCCGACGAGATTGACATGACGAAAACCGGCGGCGCCTTCGTCGTCTATATCGGCACGCATGGCGACCACGGCGCGCACCGCGCCGACGTCATCCTGCCGGGCGCCGCCTATACCGAAAAATCGGGCACCTACGTCAATACCGAGGGCCGCGTGCAGCAGACCAACCGTGCCGGCTTCGCGCCGGGCGATGCGCGCGAGGACTGGGCGATCCTGCGGGCGCTGTCGGATGTGCTTGGCAAGAGATTGTCGTTCGATTCGCTGCCGCAGCTGCGCGCAAAACTCTATGGCGAATACCCGCATCTTGCCCGCCTCGACCAGGTCGCGGCCGGCAATGCTGGCGATATCGCTGAGGTGGCGAAGCTCGGCGGGCGGCTGGGCAAGGGCGCCTTAACCTCGCCGGTCAAGGATTTCTACCTGACCAACCCGATCGCGCGGGCTTCAGCGGTGATGGCGGAATGCTCGGCGCTGGCGAAAAACGGTTTTCAGCAGGCGGCGGAATAAACATGGACACCTTCGTCTCCTTCTACGTGCTGCCGGCGCTGCTCATCCTGTTGAAGTCGGTCGTGCTGATCGTCGTGCTGTTGATCTTCGTCGCCTACATCCTGTACGCGGACCGCAAGATCTGGGCGGCGGTGCAGTTGCGCCGCGGCCCTAACGTCGTCGGCCCATGGGGCACGCTGCAGGCTTTCGCCGATCTTCTGAAGTTCGTGTTCAAGGAGCCGGTGATTCCGTCCGGCGCCAACAAGGGCGTTTTTCTGCTGGCGCCTTTGGTTTCGGCGGTTTTGGCGATCTCGGCCTGGGCGGTGATCCCGGTCAATGAGGGCTGGGCGATCGCCAACGTCAATGTCGGCATCCTCTATGTCTTCGCCATCTCCTCGCTCGAGGTCTATGGCGTGATCATGGGCGGCTGGGCGTCCAACTCGAAATATCCGTTCCTCGGCGCGCTGCGCTCGGCGGCGCAGATGGTGTCCTACGAGGTCTCGATCGGCTTCGTCATCGTCACCGTGCTGCTTTGCGTCGGCTCGCTCAACCTGTCCGACATCGTGCTGTCGCAGCAGGACGGGCTGGGTACGCGGGTCGGCCTGCCCAACACCTTCCTCGACTGGCATTGGCTGTCGCTGTTCCCGATGTTCGTCATCTTCTTCATCTCGGCGCTGGCCGAAACCAACCGCCCGCCCTTCGACCTGGTGGAAGCCGAATCGGAACTCGTCGCCGGCCATATGGTCGAATATTCGTCGACGCCGTTCCTGCTGTTCTTCCTCGGCGAGTATGTCGCCATCGTGCTGATGTGCGCGCTGGCCACCATCCTGTTCCTCGGCGGCTGGCTGCCGCCCTTCGACTTCGCTCCCTTCACCTGGGTGCCGGGGCTGATCTGGTTCGTGCTCAAGGTCTGCCTGGTTTTCTTCATGATCTCGATGGTGAAGGCCTTCGTGCCGCGCTACCGCTACGACCAGCTGATGCGGCTTGGCTGGAAGGTCTTCCTGCCGATCTCGCTGGCGATGGTGGTGATTGTCGCCGCGTTCCTCAAGATCACGGGGTTTGCGTGATGTCTGCTCTAGCCCAAGCCGCAAAATCCCTGCTGCTGCAGGATTTCGTCAGCGCCTTCTTCCTGTCGATGCGCCAGTTCTTCGCGCCGAAGGAGACGATCAACTATCCGCACGAGAAGGGGCCGACCAGTCCGCGCTTCCGCGGCGAGCACGCGCTGCGCCGCTACCCGAACGGCGAGGAACGCTGCATCGCCTGCAAACTGTGCGAGGCGATCTGCCCGGCCCAGGCCATCACCATCGAGGCCGGCCCGCGCCGCAATGACGGCACCCGCCGCACCGTGCGCTACGACATCGATATGGTGAAGTGCATCTATTGCGGCTTCTGCCAGGAGGCCTGCCCGGTCGACGCCATCGTCGAGGGGCCGAATTTCGAATTCGCGACGGAGACGCGCGAGGAACTTTATTACGACAAGGACAAGCTCCTGGCCAATGGCGACCGCTGGGAGCGCGAACTGGCGCGCAACATCTCGCTGGATGCGCCGTACCGATAGAACAGCTTTCTTCTCCCCGTTCACGGGGAGAAGATGCCGGCAGGCAGATGAGGGGCGGCGCGAACGTCGCAAGTTCAGCGCTGCCCCTCATCCGGCCCTTCGGGCCACCTTCTCCCCGTAAACGGGGAGAAGGAAACGGAATGACGCATGGACGGGGCGAAAGGCCTCGTCTAAGGAACACGCAAACTTGCCGACCGGAGGCGGTGGCAAAGATCGAACAGGACGAACGTCCTGTTTGGACAGGAACCCCGGGGGAACCCATGCTGAATGGACTAGAGGCGGCCTTTTTCTACCTCTTCGCCTTTGTCGCGGTGGCGTCGGCGTTCATGGTCATTTCGGCGCGCAATCCCGTGCATTCGGTGCTGTTCCTGATCCTGACCTTCTTCAACGCCGCTGGCCTGTTCATGCTGACCGGCGCCGAGTTCCTGGCGATGATCCTGCTCGTCGTCTATGTCGGCGCGGTCATGGTGCTGTTCCTGTTCGTCGTCATGATGCTCGACGTCGATTTCGCCGAGATGAAGGAAGGCGCCCTGCAATACGCGCCGATTGGCGCGCTGGTCGGGCTGATCCTGGCGGCTGAGCTGATCGTCGTGCTCGGCGGCTATACGTTCGCGCCGCAGCTGGCGGCGACGGTTGCAAAACCCACTCCGGACCTTGCCGCGCGCTCGAACACGGCAGCGCTCGGCGACATCCTCTACACCGACTACCTCTACTATTTCCAGATTGCCGGCCTTGTGCTGCTGGTCGCCATGATCGGCGCCATCGTGCTGACGCTGCGCCACAAGCCGGGCATCAAGCGGCAGTCGATCGCCGCCCAGGTCGGCCGCACGCCGGCAACGGGAATGGAAATCCGCAAGGTCAAGACGGGCGAAGGAATCTGAGATGGTCGTCGGCATCGCACATTATCTGACCGTATCGGCGATCCTGTTCACGCTCGGCGTGTTCGGCATCTTCCTCAACCGCAGGAACATCATCGTCATCCTGATGTCGATCGAGCTGATCCTGCTCGCCGTCAACATCAATTTCGTCGCCTTCTCGGCAGCGCTCGGCGATCTCGTCGGACAGGTGTTCGCGCTGTTCGTGCTGACGGTCGCAGCGGCTGAAGCGGCGATCGGCCTCGCCATTCTCGTCGTCTTCTTCCGCAACCGCGGTTCGATCGCGGTCGAAGACGTGAACATGATGAAGGGTTGACGGAAACCACCATGTATCAGGCCATCGTCTTCCTTCCTCTGCTCGGCTTCCTGATCGTCGGCCTGTTCGGCACGTCGCTCGGCGCCAAGGCGTCCGAATACATCACCTCCGGCTTGCTGGTGATATCAGCCGTGCTGTCGTGGGTCGCCTTCTTCGCCGTCGGCTTCGGCGAGGGCGAGGTGTTCACTGTGCCGGTGCTGCGCTGGATCCAGTCGGGCGGGTTAGAGGCCGCATGGGCGCTGCGCATCGACACGCTGACGGTGGTGATGCTGGTCGTCGTCAACACGGTGTCGGCGCTGGTCCACATCTACTCGATCGGCTACATGCATCACGACCCGAACCGGCCGCGCTTCTTCGCCTATCTGTCGCTGTTCACCTTCGCCATGCTGATGCTGGTGACGGCCGACAACCTGGTGCAGATGTTCTTCGGCTGGGAAGGCGTCGGCCTCGCCTCCTATTTGCTGATCGGTTTCTGGTACAAGAAACCGTCGGCCAATGCCGCCGCGATCAAGGCCTTCGTCGTCAACCGCGTCGGCGATTTCGGCTTCGCGCTCGGCATCTTCGGCGTGTTCGTGCTGTTCGGCTCGGTCAACCTCGGCACTATCTTCGCCAATGCGGCGACGTTCATTCCGGCCGAAGGCGCGCCGGAGGGCGCAGCCGTGCTGACCTTCCTCGGCTATGCGCTCGACAAGCACGCGGCGATGACCGTCGTCTGCCTGCTGCTGTTCATGGGCGCCATGGGCAAGTCTGCCCAGGTGCCGCTGCACACCTGGCTGCCGGACGCCATGGAAGGCCCGACGCCGGTCTCGGCGCTCATCCATGCCGCCACCATGG is part of the Mesorhizobium sp. L-2-11 genome and harbors:
- a CDS encoding winged helix-turn-helix domain-containing protein, which translates into the protein MKEKISLAMARRIALAAQGFADPRPGRTPDRRHLARVLARTGLLQIDSVSAVVRAHYMPLYSRLGPYPLALLDNAAVTRKRKVFEYWAHEASFLPVETYPLMRWRMERAERGEEMYNGLAKWGRERAAYIEDIYREVVERGPIAASALRDQKGGQKGSGGWWGWSDAKHAFEWLFWAGRITTASRRGFERLYDLPQRVLPPAILSLPVPSPEDAHRELLRISARAHGVATAGDLRDYFRLSPADIKGRIEELVEAGDLLPVRVEGWSKPAYLHKDARFPRKIKARALLAPFDPVVFERARTERLFDFRYRIEIYTPAEKRQYGYYVLPFLLGEGIVARIDLRADRPAGVLRVHAAYAEPGAPPQTAAELFEELQLMQGWLGLERIEVTPAGDLGSALADVAVS
- a CDS encoding NADH-quinone oxidoreductase subunit A, which produces MNALLSSYLPIVLFIGVALVVGLALLAAPFLVAYRNPDPEKLSAYECGFNSFDDARMKFDIRFYLVSILFIIFDLEVAFLFPWAVSFGQIGMLGFWSMMVFLAVLTIGFAYEWKKGALEWD
- a CDS encoding NuoB/complex I 20 kDa subunit family protein: MGLSDNSGTLVAPKPKGILDPSTGKPVGANDPFFLEINNELADKGFLVTSTEALITWARSGSLMFMTFGLACCAVEMIHTSMPRYDSERFGVAPRASPRQSDIMIVAGTLTNKMAPALRKVYDQMPEPRYVISMGSCANGGGYYHYSYSVVRGCDRVVPVDIYVPGCPPSAEALLYGILLLQKKIRRTGTIER
- a CDS encoding NADH-quinone oxidoreductase subunit C, whose protein sequence is MMSLNELSTYLGEKLSGRIGDAVFAYGELTISVEPHDLIEVVSFLRDDPKCQFISIIDVCGADYPSRAKRFDVVYHLLSPKQNIRIRIKVQADEETVVPSITGVYPGADWFERETYDLYGVLFSGHPDLRRILTDYGFEGHPLRKDFPLTGFVEVRYDDEAKRVIYEPVELKQEFRNFDFLSPWEGTDYVLPGDEKAKQ
- a CDS encoding four helix bundle protein, which translates into the protein MDETPEAIRDYRDLIVWKEAMDIAEEVYVLTRGFAREELYGMTAQMRRCAVSIPANIAEGFGRAQRRPFIQFLRIAQGSLKELETHTMLCVRIGLLSQEQAAKLEPRYTRLGKRLVSFVRSLDQDGTRA
- a CDS encoding NADH-quinone oxidoreductase subunit D, producing the protein MAETSVRNFNINFGPQHPAAHGVLRLVLELDGEVVDRVDPHIGLLHRGTEKLIEAKTYLQAVPYLDRLDYCAPMNQEHAFALAAERLLGIEVPKRGQLIRVLYCEIGRIMSHILNVTTQAMDVGALTPPLWGFVEREKLMVFYERASGSRMHAAYFRPGGVHQDLPQKLVEDIGEWIDPFLKSLDDLDALLTGNRIFKQRNVDIGTVSLADAWAWGFSGVMVRGSGVAWDLRKSQPYECYAEMDFDIPIGKNGDCYDRYLVRMEEMRQSAKIMRQCVDLLLGKEGSGPVSNLDGKVVPPKRAAMKRSMEALIHHFKLYTEGYRVPAGEVYAAVEAPKGEFGVYLVSDGTNKPYRCKLRAPGFAHLQAMDFLCRGHMLADVTAVLGSLDIVFGEVDR
- a CDS encoding NADH-quinone oxidoreductase subunit E codes for the protein MSVRRLAEASLQPASFAFNRANTAAAKQWIKKYPKGREQSAIIPLLMLAQEQEGWVTKAAIETISDMLGMPYIRGLEVATFYTQYQLNPVGTRAHIQVCGTTPCMLRGSEALMDVCRSKIHHDQFHTNDKGTLSWEEVECLGACVNAPMVMIFKDTFEDLTPERLAEIIDLYDAGKGASVTPGPQNGRITSEPITGLTTLKSEKAILKTTRDREAKAAAKAARAAAPAAIVATPAAPAVQAPAAAVAPSKASKPKTDAPETSPALETPSPAKVAPEAEKAASVRPPRHSAANANKAAPEVEKVLKQRSGPIVKAEPAAAFKAPELKEAPIGAAGKKTVKPAKPSLEDKNRPAGIARPALVDDLKLISGVGPKIEGILHSVGIFTYAQVASWKKAEREWVDSYLSFHGRIERDDWVKQAKALAKGGVAEYIRVFGKKPV